The genomic segment GTAACGACTTCATCGCAGTGCAACGATGTTGACTGTACCACGGCCGACAACGATCCGGCCGACTGCGCCGGTCATGGAACGCATGTTGCAGGAACAATTGCGGCCATTACCAATAATGACCCCACCTTCGGCGTGGCCGGCATTGCCGGCGGCTGGAACGACGGCACCACCAACTTTACTTCCAACGGCGTAAAAATCATGTGCCTTCGTGCCGGTTGGAAAAGCCCGCTGGGCGGCTTGATGAGTATGGATTACTGCGCCCAGGCGATGTATTATGTGGCGACCATGGTCGATAAGGGTGTCAATGTCGCCGCCATTAACTGTTCCTGGGGCTCCTCAAGTTATATCGGACCCGCAGTCAACGCCGTTCTGGCCCGCGACGTCATGGTTATTGTTGCCGCCGGTAACGACAACACCAGCAACTATGACTATCTTGGCGGACGCGCTGATTGCATGGATGTCGGCGCCACCGATCAGAGCGGGAACCCGGCCAGTTTTTCGACCTATGGTTCATGGGTTGATATTGCCGCTCCTGGTGTCGAGATCCTGAGCACCTATCACAATTCGGATGATCCGACCGGCGATTATATCGCCCTGATGGATGGAACCTCGATGGCCTGCCCGCATGTGGTCGGCGTGGCGGCTCTCCTGGAATCATACAATCCCGCCCTGACCGGTCCCGAGAAATTCGCCATTATCACCGATCCGAATAATGTCAAGTGGTACAACCCGACCAAGTATGTCGGTGTCGGCATTATTGATGCCCGCAAGTGCATCGATGCGGCCGGGCCGGCCTGCGATGTGACCGCCGATTTCAGCGGCACACCCACCTCCGGCTGTGCGCCGATGACGGTTAATTTCACCGACCTGTCCACCGGACCGGTGACATCGTGGAGCTGGACTTTCGGCGACGGCGGAACTTCGGCCGCCGCGAATCCGTCCCATCAGTACACCACCGCCGGAACATATACGGTCAGCCTGACGGTTACCTCAGCCGCCTGCAATGATACCGAAACCAAGACCGGTTATATAACCGTATCCAGTGCCGTGACGGCTAACTTCTCAGGAACTCCGACCTCCGGCAATGCCCCGTTGACGGTTAATTTCACCGATCTTTCGACCGGCAACCCGACCGCCTGGAGCTGGACATTCGGTGACGGCGGAACCGCAGCGGTCAAGAATCCTTCGCATCAGTACACCACCGCCGGAACCTATACCGTAACACTGACGGCCTCCAACGCTTGCGGTTCGGATATTGAAACCAAGACCAACTATATCACTGTTACCGAACCCGTTGGTTGTGTGATGCATGTGCAGGACATTCAAGTAATCAGAATCCCCTCCGGCCGCAATTGCACCGGCCGCGCCACCATCTATATTTATGATGCATATAATCAGCCGGTTTCAAATGCCACTGTTTATGTAAGTGTCACGGGAAATACGACCGAATCGAAGACGGGCACGACCGCTTCGGACGGATCGGTTGTTATAACCACGCTCAAGACCAAGAGTTGCAGCGGCGAGTGGTGCTTTGAAGTCACCAACGTGACTCATGCCACCTGCACTTACAATTCATCGGCCAACCTTGTGACCAAGTCATGCGAGAGCGGCGATGTTTATAAACTGCAGAACGGCATTATTCCATACGAATTCAGTCTCAGCAACTACCCCAACCCGTTCAATCCGACCACGACTATCGAGATGAGTCTGCCGGTTGCTTCCGAATGGAATATCAATATTTACAACATCGCCGGCCAGAAGGTCGCCGGATTCAACGGCTTCAGCAATGCCGGTGTTGTTTCGATCAACTGGGATGCCTCGCAGCAGGCTTCCGGTATTTACTTCATGAAAGCCACGGCTGGTGAATACACCGCCGACAAGAAAATGGTTTTGATGAAATAGACAATTTTTTCGAGGCCGGGTGCTCCGGCTTCCGAAAATGTATCGATCCCAAAAAATGCCGCTCATTTCGAGCGGCATTTTTTATTCGGAATAATATACCTATGGTTTGTTTCATTTATTATATTATGTATATGAAGCAGAATAAAATCATTGCCGTTATCGGCTATGGTTCGCAGGGGCGGGCCTGGGCGCTCAATCTCAAAGATTCCGGACGCGAGGTCGTTGTTGGTGTGCCGCCCCGGGATCGATCACGCAAGACGGCCAAACGAGATCGGATGCGAAATATATTTGCCGTTCCCGAAGCGGTCGGCATGGCCGATATTATTGTCTTCGCCTTTCCCGATCACCTTCACGCCAAAGTTTACTATAAGGAAATAGCGCCCCATCTCAAACCGGGGAGCACCCTGGTCTTCCTTCACGGATTGTCGGTTCATTTCGGACAGGTAATACCGCCGGCAATTTGTGATGTCTTGCTGCTAGCGCCGCTTGGACCGGGAACAGCAGTACGCGAAAAGTTTTTAAATAAAGAACCGGTCGGATATTTTTACTGCATTCATCAAAACGCAACCGGCAAAGCCGGGCGGATACTTAAGGAACTTATCCATGACATGAAAATAGATAAGTCCGCCATGATAGAAACGACCTTTGCCGATGAGGCGGTCGGCGATCTGTTCGGCGAGCAGGCTGTTTTATGCGGCGGTCTGACGGAGCTTATCAAGGCGGGTCATGAGACCCTGGTCGAATCCGGGCTGTCATCGGATAAGGCATATCTTGAGGTGGCTTATCAGCTTGATCTGATTATCGACCTTATCAAGCGATTTGGTATCGAAGGGATGTATAAACGCATATCGATGGCCGCCAAATACGGTTCATTTCTGAACGGGCGAAGGATTATCGACGAAGCCGCGAAAAAGCACATGAAAATGATTTTTAAGGAAATCAAAAATGGTTCTTTTGCCGAAAAGCTGCATAAGCTGACACCTGATAAAATAAAGAAGCTGGAAGCCGATTTGAAGAAAATGACCACACCCGCGCTGGATAAATCGGCTCTTAAATTCGCTCCAAAAAAACGCCGAAAATAACCTCCCGACATTATTATATATACTGAATTTTTGTTGACCGCCGCCGATTTGGGGCTAATTTTCAGTTATATATAAATAATCGCGCTGAACCGTAATTTATTAGAAGGTAATTCGATATGAAAAAGATGTCCCTTTCATTTCTGCTATTAATCTTAATTCTTGGCGCCATAGCAGTTTTTTACTTTGACCTGCTGAACCTCAGATTCAGCAAGGAAGCTGTTCTGGCTTCGATTATTTCGGCAGAGGATACGCGCCGGGTGACAGGGAACTTCGAGGATTACCTCAAAAGCCTGGACCCGGAAATTCGCGCCAAAGCGGCCCTGGCGATCGGGCGGATCGGCGATGTTAAAGCGGCCGGGAGCCTTTTTGCAATGCTGGAGGACTCGATCGCCGAAGTTTCCCGAACAGCGGCTTTTGCAATCGGGCTGACCGGTGAGAAAAGCTTTGCGGCGCGGCTTCTGGATGTTTGTCCCGATTTCGAACCGGAGCTGCTGGCCACCTGTATTCAGTCGGTCGGCCGTCTGTCGGACTCGACCATGACCGATGTCAATGTGCTGCTGGCCTCATTTATGACCCACCTCGATCATCGTGTCCGTGAGCAGGCCGCCTATGCGGTCTGGCGGGCCGGCTACAAAGATGCATCGGAGCAGCTTGTCGATCTCGGCACCGATGATCCGGTTCGTCCGGTGAAAATAGCGGCGCTATATGCGCTGGTGCGGATGCGTATCGGCGATGCCGCCGATCTCTATGCCGAATGGCTTCCCGACTCCGATCCCTTCTTCCGAACGCTGGCTCTTCGCGGTCTGGCGCTGCCGGAGGATGACAGCCGGACATCATCGATCGCATCCGGCCTGAATGACCGCAACAACAATGTTATTGCCCAGGCGGTGCTTTCGTTGACATCAATCGGATCGGAAAAGGCCGTCGAGCAATTGAGATCGCACTATGCCGATGAAAGCGACGAGAAGCTGAAGGTGCTGATGCTTGAATCACTCACTGAACTGGAAAGCGATGCGGCTTTGGATTATGCCCACGATGATATAAACATGTCGTCGAGCATCAATATCAAGGCGGCGGCGATAAATTACCTGGCACAGATCACGGGGGAAGAATCAATTCCGCTTATCGACAGCCTGAGTGATCTCAATGATATTTATTTAAAGGCGCGGCTTGCCGACGCGCTGGGAAAAATAGGCGGTGAAGTTGCCGAGCCCAGGCTAGTCTCACTGTTCAATGACAGCGCCGCAACTGTTCGGGCGGCAGCGTTTGGAGTTCTTTGCACGGTCGATTCGGGAAATGTAGATTACTATATTAAAACGGCGCTGGGGGATGAGGATCCGATAATTCGGGCCATTGCCATCGATAAAATCGGGCAATTAAAGATAAGGAAATATTTGCCGCAGCTCGGTTCGATTATGAATGAGCGGGAGAAATCAGATGTCGATATCAAGCGAAGTATTGTCGATGCGGTCTCGAATTTTCTGGACAACGAAACTGATTCTCTGGCGGAGGATATTTTGTATCATGCCCTGCTCGACAAGAATTATGTTGTCAGCCGTCAGGCGGCACAGGTGTACAAAGAAAAACTCGGACAGGATAAATCGGCTTACGCGGCCTTTCCGAACGGTTTAATAAGCGGACGTAAGATTAAATCACTGATCGAAAATAATCGCACTAATCCAAAGGCGAAAATTGTTACGGAGCGGGGCGAGATAGTGATGGAGCTTTACTTCGATGTCGCTCCGCTGACTGTCTATAATTTTATCAACCTGGCACAGCAGAGTTTTTATGACGGATTGATGTTCCACCGGGTGGTCCCGGGATTTGTCATCCAAGGGGGTGATCCGCACGGTGACGGCTGGGGCGGGCCCGGTTATACTATTCGGGATGAGTACAGCGATATGGCCTTCAAACGCGGTATGGTCGGGATAGCACATTCGGGTAAAGATACGGGCGGATCGCAATTTTTTATCACGCTGATGCCGCAGCCGCATCTCGACGCTCGTTATACCATATTCGGGCAGGTGACAACCGGTATGGAGGTGGTCGATCAAATTGTCCGCGGGGACAAAATCAAACGAATAGAAATTATTGTGGGGACCGACAAATGAAAATAATGCTTTTATCTGTCATTTTGTTTCTGGGAGTTTCGGGCAGCGTGTTTCCAGTGGAAAAGATTGCGGTTGTTCCTCTGATCGACTCGGTGCTGGCGGCGCACCAGAGGCAGTTTGATGCTGTCAGCGACATGACTTTCGATGCCATCTTCTATGAACGCCGCACCGACAAGGAAGGTGAGGTTACCGAGGAAAAGAGATACGAAAAGAAAATATACTTGAAAAAAATAGATGACACGTTTCATATCCATCAGAAGTATGTCGCCCTTTATCTCGACGGGGTCCTGCAGGATCGCGAGGCCCTGGTGACCGAAGTTGACAAAAAGCAGGAAGAACGGGTCAAGCGGGGAAACCGCGATTTTACTTATGACCTGACGATTCCGCTTCAGATGCTTTACACCGGGATGTATGATGTCAGCTACAAGGGAATCGCCAAAGAAAAGATCAATGGTTTCACGTGCTATATGCTTCGTGCCGACGCCCGCGAGAAAAATGATACTTTGCTGAACTGCTTGTATTATGTCGATACGGCTGATTATAACCTGGTCCGGGTCGATTTCAGCCCGGCCAAACTGGTCAGCAAACTGATGTTCAAGCTCAAAGAACTGGACATGACGATAAATTACAAGCCATACGACTCAGTAATCTGGATCCCGGATCGGTTTGAACTGCTCGGCAAGGGCAAGGCGGCTTTCTTTATCGGAGTATATTTCCAGTCCGAGGAGACATACACCAACCCGGTGGTCAATTCCGGCCTGGATGATTCATTGTTCGACGAAAGAATTTCAGTGGAGGAGATATGAAAACCAAGGTAATCGATATCAAAATGACGCCCGATCTTAACATGATTTTCGGGATGACGCATTTCATCAAGTCGGTCGAGGATTTGTATGAAGCGATGGTGACCTCATCGGCCTCGGTCGAATTCGGGATCGCTTTTTGCGAAGCATCGCAGGATTGCCTGATCCGCTCCGACGGCAACAGCGAGGATTTGATCAAGCTGGCCGAGAAAACCGCTTTCGATATCGCCTGCGGGCACACTTTTATAATATTCATGCGCAACGGCTACCCGATTAATTTCCTGCCGAGGATCAAATCTGTCCCGGAAGTCTGCCGGATATTTTGCGCCACGGCCAACCCGGTGCAGGTTATTGTCGCCGAGACCGAGCTTGGGCGCGGCGTGATGGGCGTTATCGACGGGCAAATGCCGGCCGGTATCGAGACCGCCGAGCACAAGCAAATCCGCCATAAATTTCTGCGCGATATTGGGTATAAGAGGTAGCCTGTTTTCGTTGTGCTCCACCCCAAACAAGTTTGGCACGGCCACCCTGGAAGTGAACCCAGACACAATATGTTCTGTGATCGGTCGGTCCTCAGACCGACCGCGGCGGGTTTGAGAACCCGCCGATCACATTTTAATGATGGCAAAAAGAAGAAATTGTTGAAACCCCCTCGCCCCAGATTACAATCAGGGAAGGCGGGGATTTTAACCTACTGCTGCAATAAATCCATAAAAAAATAGATATAATTCGGGTCTTGAATTACGTCCACTACCCCTTTTTGGCGAAAAAGGTCGTGTTTAAAACAAGAAACAAGTGTATAAATAATTAAGAAACTCAAATACTTCGACTTACAATAGTTTTTCTTGCAGTGAATATTACAAATTTGTATATTTTTACACTATGGAAGAACAGCAATTTATCGGCAGTTACAGGATACTGAAACGGATCGGCACGGGCGGCATGGCGCGGGTCTATCTTGCAGTGCACCAGGATGTTCCGAACCTTAAGGTGGTCCTGAAAGTGCTCACGAATCCAAGGATGGCGGAGCGTTTCCGGCAGGAAGCCGACAAGCTGGCCCTTCTGGATGCCAACCCCAATATCGGCCGCATCAAGCATTTTTTCAATCATGGTGATGATTTTGTGATCGCCATGGATTATATCGACGGGGAGTCGCTCGAGGAGATTCTTGAAAGAGAGGGCAAGGTTCCGGTGGCCCGGGCCTGCTGGATAATGACGCGGGTGCTCGAGGTGCTCAAGGCCGCGCACGAAAAAGATATTTCGCACCGCGATATCAAGCCGAGCAATGTCATGATCGACAAAGACGGCCATGTGAAAGTCATCGATTTCGGCATCGCCAAAGGCAAAACCGATCCGAATCTAACCATTGCCGGGACGGCGGCGGGAACGCCGGCGTATATGTCGCCGGAGCAGTTCAGCGGGGCGGAAAATGTCAATTATTCCCTGGTCGATATTTATGCGACCGGGACGACTTTATATCATATGCTGACCGGCGAACTGCCGTTCAAGAGCGACAACCAGTTTATTTTACGCGACGCCAAATTGGCGGGCGAGCCGGTTAATCCGGCCAAGCTGAATTCCGACATTCCCAAAGAGCTGGCCGGTATCATCATGAAATCGCTGCGCATCCAGCCCGAAGAGCGGTTTCAATCGGCGGGCGAGATGATTGCGGCACTGGCGCCGTTATGCGGCCGAGGTATAAGTCTGGAATTGGCGGCGGCAAAAGAAACGGCGACGCCTTCACCCAAACCTCCCCGTGAGCCGCGCAAAAAGTCAAAGATGATGCCATTGATAATCGGCGCCGCTGCCGTAGTTATATTAGTCGCCGCGGCATTATATTTATTCTTTCCATCCGGCGAAGAGACAAAGAAGGAAACAACTCCGGTGACAGGTACCACCGGCGCTGATACGACCGTATCGACCGGAGGAGTATCGGTTGCGGCCACAGGTATTCTGGCACTGACTATTGCACCATCGGGAGATTTTTATTTTGACGGCAGCCTGATCGGCGCCGCCATAGCGGAAACATCGCTCACGAGCGACACCGGGATGCATTATATCCGGGTCGAGAACAATCGGGCAGTTAATAAGATTATGCATGATACAATATATTTGTCACCGGGCGAGATCCTTCCGCGCCGCTACACTTTCGAACTGGCCCAGGTGAAGGAGCCCGAACCGGAACCGGAACGGAAACCGGTCACGGGCAACGGAAAAGTTCTTGTCGGCTCGCGGCCGCGCGGCGGAGATATATACATTGACGGGAAGCTTCAAGAACAGCAGACACCATTCACGTTCAATCTCAGCAACGGACAGCATATTATCAAGATCAATGTCGAACAGGGCGGCAAGATGCTGGCTTATGTGGATACGGTGAAGGTCGAAATCAACGGATCGCACCGCGTCTTTTTCAATGCCGAAGAATAAGCTGTTATATTTTTGGGATAGATAGACACGAAATATCGTCATTAATATTTAACCTGGAGAGCAGCCATGAATATGTATGTAAGGACCGCGGGGGCGCTGTGTCTTGCTTTGCTGGTTGTCCTGATGTCGGGGCCCGTGAATAGGGTATCGGCGCAGGAGAGCGGCGATGTCGCGACCAGACTGGCCGAAGCAATCGACTTATACAGCAACCTTGAATTCGACAAGGGGATGGCTATCACGAACGAACTTATCAGCCAGGACAACCTGACGGGCAAGGATTCGATAGCCATCTACGAAGTGATGAGTATTATCACCTATGCCAAAGGTCTGGAATACCAGCGTAAAGCTTATGAATTCCTGACCAAAATAGCAACCATCGATCCCTGCCTGATATTGTTTCCGCGCGAGATCTGGCCGTCGGAACTGCGCGATCAATGGTACAAACTGACACAAGCCAAGGACAAGCTGGTTTGTGATGAGGCTACCGATCCGGGGATCAAAACGATCGCCATATTGGAGTTCGACAATTATTCGGTCGGCAAATTCCAGGAGGAACTGGGATTTCTGGCCAAAGGGCTGGCCGACTTTTTCCAGCATGATTTCTCGCAGATAAGTTCCCTGAAGGTGGTCGAACGGGACAAAATCGATTATGTCCTGAAGGAGCTGGAACTGACCGAGTCGGGCAAGATAGACAAGGCCACGGCGGCGCGGGTCGGCAAGATGCTCGGGGCGCAATTGATGGTTTTCGGCAGCATCACGCAGTTGAGCGCCAAGAGCACGAGAATGATCGTGAGGGTGGTGAAGACCGAAACATCGGAGATAATCGCGTCGGTCGATAAAGAAGGCAAACCGGATTATGTGCTGCTTGAAAAGGAACTGGTCAATGAACTGGCCGAAAAGCTGAATATCATGCTGACCGACGAGACCAAGCTGATTCTTAAGGAGAGCAATACCGAGTCGATGGATGCGGCGAAGCTTTATGCGCATGGCCTGGAATATATGGATCAGTATGATTACAAGAAAGCCTATGAGTATTTCAAGCTGGCCTATGATGCCGACAACACCTTCACCGAAGCCAAACGCAAAATGGAAATTTACCGTCCGCTTATCGGCTAAGGCTACAATTATCCGAGGGGAGACGACATGATAAAGAAACTGATGGTACTGCTTCTATTGCTGGCTGCGGGATGCTCCCAGTCGCTGTATATGCAGGGACGGCAGCAGGCGGATGAGGGCCGGTATGACGAGGCGGTCGATATATTATACAGGGACATACAGAAGAATCCCGGCAGTTATGAAGGCTGGCGGGAACTTGGTGTGGCGTACTATAAGAAGGGGGATTTGCTCAAGGCCGAGGATGCGCTCAAACAGGCCAATAATATTCAACCGGATGCACGGACCAATCTGTATATGGGACTGATTTTCGAGCAGCGCAAGCAGTATGACCAGGCTATTGCGGCATATTCGTCATCCTTGAATATGGAATCCGAAAAAAAGACGGAGGCTATGATCCGGGCTCACCTGGACCGGTTGATTGCCCTTAAGATCAAGGAAGAGGCGCAGCAAACGATTGCCGACGAGAACGCCATCGATGTCGCGTCCATTCCGGACAACAGCATTGCGGTGGTCGATTTCGACGGCTCGCAGCTTCCGGCCGACCTGGCGCCGATCACGAAGGGGCTGGCCGAGTTTACGGCCGGCGATCTTTCCAAAGTATCATCGCTGACGGTCGTGGATCGCATGAAGAT from the candidate division Zixibacteria bacterium HGW-Zixibacteria-1 genome contains:
- a CDS encoding adenosine monophosphate-protein transferase, producing MKTKVIDIKMTPDLNMIFGMTHFIKSVEDLYEAMVTSSASVEFGIAFCEASQDCLIRSDGNSEDLIKLAEKTAFDIACGHTFIIFMRNGYPINFLPRIKSVPEVCRIFCATANPVQVIVAETELGRGVMGVIDGQMPAGIETAEHKQIRHKFLRDIGYKR
- a CDS encoding peptidylprolyl isomerase encodes the protein MNEREKSDVDIKRSIVDAVSNFLDNETDSLAEDILYHALLDKNYVVSRQAAQVYKEKLGQDKSAYAAFPNGLISGRKIKSLIENNRTNPKAKIVTERGEIVMELYFDVAPLTVYNFINLAQQSFYDGLMFHRVVPGFVIQGGDPHGDGWGGPGYTIRDEYSDMAFKRGMVGIAHSGKDTGGSQFFITLMPQPHLDARYTIFGQVTTGMEVVDQIVRGDKIKRIEIIVGTDK
- the ilvC gene encoding ketol-acid reductoisomerase, with the protein product MVCFIYYIMYMKQNKIIAVIGYGSQGRAWALNLKDSGREVVVGVPPRDRSRKTAKRDRMRNIFAVPEAVGMADIIVFAFPDHLHAKVYYKEIAPHLKPGSTLVFLHGLSVHFGQVIPPAICDVLLLAPLGPGTAVREKFLNKEPVGYFYCIHQNATGKAGRILKELIHDMKIDKSAMIETTFADEAVGDLFGEQAVLCGGLTELIKAGHETLVESGLSSDKAYLEVAYQLDLIIDLIKRFGIEGMYKRISMAAKYGSFLNGRRIIDEAAKKHMKMIFKEIKNGSFAEKLHKLTPDKIKKLEADLKKMTTPALDKSALKFAPKKRRK